A region of Allocoleopsis franciscana PCC 7113 DNA encodes the following proteins:
- a CDS encoding tetratricopeptide repeat protein has protein sequence MKYKNWNIFVLLARVSVILSSFLLSVGLAIAQSAPPPTSGISTQERQELERLPQGGSAERSQGRFDSQAQVMAEANRTFSQTTMLLNLMLVTLALFLGAAIAAFFLLRRAVIREVAELVRTHLKEMGELEGKITRANQNVQNILRETENMEAELKNEADHFHQEIGVKRDNIFHQLSELSQSKKQALVELETQIQEAKQALATLEQEFAAGLSRLDLEAQQKKGLILHNLEQLSLDFAPELSAIKTEVQGQKNLTLQNLKQSETEFADSLSQLQANVQQQRDVIVQNIQQLSDDFSPQLTTLHSEVQQHKDAVLKNLGKSESEFVSALSELQANVQRQRELTLQNLEQLSANFAPELSAMQADIQRQKEAILQNLEKSESEFGAALSVLQSNVLQQRNLIVQNLEQLSAEFAPELSAMQSNVQSEKDTVLQNLKESKIEFTNQLSQLQSEAQQQRDLILEQLKNLEAEFSPKLLAIQAEAEQQAQKHKDLTLQNLEQLGHDIAAQLSQSQSQIQQQMAEIVQKLKNQESEFSTQVSNSHLGVQDKQQQTLQNLEKLEAEVTAKFAQFQSQIEQQMSEVLQNLKNREAEFATQVSNSQSGVQDKRTQTLQSLEKLETEVTTQFAQFQSQIQQQMTQTLQKLKDRATDFAAQVSNSQSGIQDKKQQTLQSIEQIETEVTTQLSQLQSQIQTRKDLTLQNLDNLETTLATQFSEVASNAQTQKEQILKQLAELSPTSITEAIIPEVQERIQGLNEQLERLKANHPELFLNLDDYVEHGHTLMSEGRYEEAIASYDQALDLKPNSPDVWYHKGMALWELKQYQDAIAAFDKVLESKPNDPGSWYHRGLALKELQRYEGAIAAFSKVVEIQPDDYKAWLHRGITLRRLKRNEDAIASFDKALEINSDYHEAWVNRGVAFGTLQNQEEAFQSFDRAVQVQPDDVVAWSNRGLALGTLERYEEAAASFDKVIEFKPDSHKAWNNRGEMLVKLERDQEALDSFDRALQLQPDFAKALYNKAACYARQNEANLVIDHLEKAIRLDPSYRAEARANSDFDGLVEDDRFWDLIEGEEMGEPAPISEPAPRPTAPRALQGKGRAQGMPTQRQRRPVQ, from the coding sequence ATGAAGTACAAGAATTGGAATATCTTCGTATTGTTAGCAAGGGTTAGTGTCATCCTTTCCAGCTTCCTCTTGTCTGTTGGTCTTGCCATTGCCCAATCCGCGCCACCTCCTACCTCAGGAATTTCCACTCAGGAGCGGCAAGAGTTGGAGCGATTACCCCAAGGGGGTAGCGCAGAGCGATCGCAAGGGCGATTCGATAGTCAGGCGCAGGTTATGGCTGAAGCCAATCGCACCTTCAGTCAAACCACAATGCTGTTGAATCTGATGCTGGTGACGTTGGCGCTGTTTCTGGGCGCTGCGATTGCAGCCTTTTTCCTACTACGGCGAGCTGTGATTCGAGAGGTTGCCGAACTCGTCAGAACCCACCTCAAGGAGATGGGAGAGTTGGAGGGTAAGATTACTCGCGCCAATCAAAATGTTCAAAATATCCTCCGAGAAACTGAAAATATGGAAGCTGAACTCAAGAATGAGGCAGACCATTTTCATCAGGAGATCGGCGTTAAACGAGATAATATATTCCACCAGCTCTCTGAGCTGTCTCAATCTAAAAAACAGGCATTAGTTGAATTAGAGACGCAAATCCAAGAGGCAAAACAAGCGTTAGCAACATTAGAACAAGAGTTTGCCGCCGGACTCTCTAGACTCGACTTAGAAGCTCAACAAAAAAAAGGGTTAATCCTCCATAATTTAGAGCAACTCAGCTTAGACTTTGCCCCTGAACTTTCGGCAATAAAAACGGAAGTCCAAGGACAGAAAAATCTAACCTTGCAGAACCTGAAACAATCAGAGACTGAGTTTGCCGATTCTCTCTCCCAACTCCAAGCCAATGTCCAACAACAACGAGACGTAATTGTTCAGAATATACAGCAATTAAGTGATGATTTTTCACCTCAACTTACGACCCTACATTCTGAGGTGCAACAGCACAAGGATGCTGTCCTAAAAAATTTAGGAAAATCCGAATCTGAGTTTGTCAGTGCACTCTCGGAACTGCAAGCCAATGTGCAACGGCAACGAGAATTAACGCTGCAAAATCTAGAACAATTAAGCGCTAATTTTGCTCCTGAACTCTCGGCTATGCAAGCGGATATTCAAAGGCAGAAAGAAGCCATTTTACAAAATCTAGAGAAATCCGAATCCGAGTTTGGAGCGGCGCTTTCGGTACTTCAGTCAAATGTGCTACAACAAAGAAACTTAATTGTCCAAAACCTAGAACAATTAAGTGCTGAATTTGCTCCTGAACTCTCGGCTATGCAGTCGAATGTTCAATCGGAGAAAGATACTGTACTGCAAAATCTGAAAGAATCGAAAATAGAGTTTACGAATCAATTATCTCAACTTCAGTCAGAAGCTCAACAGCAACGAGATTTAATCCTGGAACAACTCAAAAATCTAGAGGCAGAGTTTTCTCCTAAGTTGTTGGCTATTCAGGCGGAAGCAGAGCAACAAGCCCAAAAACACAAAGATTTAACCCTACAAAACCTAGAGCAATTAGGACATGACATAGCCGCTCAACTCTCACAATCTCAGTCGCAAATTCAACAGCAAATGGCTGAGATTGTCCAGAAATTGAAAAATCAGGAGAGTGAATTTTCCACTCAGGTTTCCAACTCGCACTTAGGAGTGCAAGATAAACAGCAGCAAACTCTGCAAAATTTAGAAAAATTAGAAGCAGAAGTTACCGCTAAATTTGCCCAATTCCAGTCGCAGATTGAGCAGCAAATGTCTGAGGTTCTCCAGAACCTGAAAAACCGCGAGGCTGAGTTTGCCACTCAGGTTTCTAACTCCCAGTCAGGAGTTCAAGACAAGAGGACGCAAACCTTACAAAGCTTAGAAAAATTAGAAACTGAAGTCACAACCCAATTTGCCCAATTCCAGTCGCAGATTCAACAGCAAATGACCCAGACACTTCAGAAGTTAAAAGATCGGGCAACTGATTTTGCGGCTCAGGTTTCTAACTCTCAGTCAGGGATTCAAGACAAGAAGCAGCAAACCCTTCAAAGTATTGAGCAAATAGAGACGGAAGTCACAACTCAACTCTCACAATTACAGTCTCAAATTCAAACTCGCAAAGATTTAACCCTTCAAAATTTGGACAATTTAGAGACTACGCTGGCCACTCAGTTTTCTGAAGTAGCCTCGAATGCTCAAACTCAAAAAGAGCAGATTTTAAAGCAATTAGCGGAATTGTCACCTACCTCAATCACAGAGGCAATTATTCCTGAGGTGCAAGAAAGAATCCAAGGGTTAAACGAACAATTGGAACGTCTGAAAGCAAATCATCCTGAGTTGTTTTTGAACTTGGATGACTATGTTGAGCATGGACATACTCTGATGTCTGAAGGGCGCTATGAAGAGGCGATCGCAAGCTATGATCAAGCCCTTGACCTAAAGCCCAATAGCCCTGATGTTTGGTATCACAAGGGCATGGCCTTATGGGAATTAAAGCAGTACCAAGACGCGATCGCTGCATTTGATAAAGTACTCGAAAGCAAGCCAAATGACCCTGGAAGCTGGTATCACCGAGGTCTTGCTCTAAAAGAGTTACAGCGATATGAAGGTGCGATCGCAGCCTTTAGCAAGGTGGTGGAAATCCAGCCGGATGATTACAAAGCTTGGCTGCATCGGGGTATTACCTTGAGGAGATTGAAGCGCAATGAAGATGCGATCGCCTCATTTGACAAAGCCCTGGAGATTAACTCCGATTATCATGAAGCCTGGGTTAATCGCGGGGTAGCGTTCGGGACGTTGCAAAATCAGGAAGAAGCTTTCCAGTCCTTTGATCGAGCCGTTCAAGTGCAACCCGATGACGTTGTAGCATGGTCGAATCGAGGTTTAGCGTTGGGTACGTTAGAACGATATGAAGAGGCGGCGGCATCCTTTGACAAAGTGATTGAGTTCAAACCGGACTCTCATAAAGCGTGGAACAACAGAGGTGAGATGTTAGTGAAGCTAGAGCGCGATCAGGAAGCGTTGGATAGCTTTGATCGAGCATTGCAACTTCAACCTGATTTTGCCAAAGCTCTTTATAATAAGGCAGCCTGTTATGCTCGACAAAATGAGGCAAATTTAGTCATCGACCACCTAGAAAAGGCAATCCGTCTCGATCCGAGTTATCGCGCTGAAGCCAGAGCAAACTCAGATTTTGATGGATTGGTCGAGGATGATCGGTTCTGGGACTTGATTGAAGGTGAAGAGATGGGTGAGCCTGCGCCCATTTCTGAGCCAGCGCCGCGCCCAACAGCTCCTCGTGCCCTACAGGGTAAGGGTCGAGCACAGGGTATGCCTACCCAGCGTCAGAGGAGGCCGGTGCAGTAA
- a CDS encoding tetratricopeptide repeat protein, protein MSNSHQPNDFTAHNDRVLTRLAWAIEASQGQFSLILARCNYASLREQMVQQLRECCPVEIRVIVLKHTVKTLYTTIRDELAEEQPEALMVLGLESVRDIARVLTSTNQVREEFRKNFPFPLVLWVNDEIVEKLIRIAPDFENWATSVEFAIATENLLVDLQQRANYLFTKILELGAEPFLSNDTIFGANYRRETHAALQDLRDRGEDLTPELQACVNFVLGRDAYANDEIDQATALYQKSLNFWQQTSNLERQGVLLFHLGLCFCRQAERYGSENCYCWEEARRYVQQCLDRFEQAQRQDLVAKFINQLGEILRSQKAWEQFHNLAQKALALHKTYHHPVQLAQDYGFLAEVALEQSRWTEAHRAAQTALEIITQVSTEQRRHQNLYLLLLARSQQQLGQYTDAIANLETARKIGTQDNPQLYLRILKILQTLYCEQKNYLEAFRVKQEQRSVEQQYGFRAFIGAGRIKAQRQARSAVAQAEFQAMVAQEIAASGRQQDVERLIERIGSTQHKLTVLYGQSGVGKSSMVDAGLIPALKERAIGTRDVLPVRQRVYTHWIEELGNCLAAALGDVAGSKEPIPECDSLETILEQLRQNEHRNLLTVLIFDQFEEFFFVGKHQADQERFAEFFQSCINIPFVKVILSLREDYLHLLLRCSRKVKLDVINNNILDKEILYYVGNFSPEDAKAIILSLTQRSQFYLEPELVDALVQDLASELGEVRPIELQVVGAQLQTESITTLNQYREHGPKEELVQRYLQEVVADCGTEHQRAAELVLYLLTDENNTRPLKTRAELEGDLKALAADFAAEADNLSLVLKIFVESGLVFLLPEMPADRYQLVHDYLVTFIRHQQEPKLNELIEQLEEEREKRHEEELKRKQTENELKQLEQAQQILAEANRTAKQKIRIGTAVLISSLVFAVAATGIAGRQELARQRAVVSIESIKLASQGDSNRMIKHYEEAVDDFNKAIKIDPKNQYVLAGRGDTYQRMKRYTEAVADLNTALNIDPKYAFALGSRGETYRLMGDYDKALSDFNQALKLDPQYIFVLGSRGETYQSIGNYDKALVDFNQALKLDSKLEWVFADRGETYRLMGEYTKALMDFNSAINLNPNYALAIANRGQIYKQQKRYNDALNDFNQAIELDPQQHWIIPERIETYRLMGGYEKALTIFNQAINLNPKNVGALASRGATYHFMERYKEALGDFNRTIQLDSKNTFALGSRGQIYSQMEQYEKALADLNKAIELDPTSDWAIISRGETYLELLRYEEALADFTRIMELNPKNVSALWGRGNAYREMERYDKALNDFNQAIKLGSDSKLDKLTMSDLIAQQGWLYRQMGRYEEALANFKNTLELNPKQYLALEGRGEIYRYMRRYNEALDNFTFALELDTKNDWPIYNRALVYLALGQKDQGQADLNKAIQSAQQRYEKDTQNWRNLGSQWRNGFNVAIYYLAASKTEQAEHQYRELLSKKPSTYILREAIRDLDDFLFLFPDHAQAKSMRELLQTALK, encoded by the coding sequence ATGAGCAACTCACATCAACCGAACGATTTTACGGCTCATAACGATCGCGTATTAACCCGACTCGCTTGGGCGATTGAGGCGTCTCAGGGGCAATTTTCCCTAATTTTGGCGCGTTGCAACTATGCCAGTTTGCGCGAACAGATGGTACAGCAGTTGCGCGAATGTTGCCCTGTGGAAATTCGGGTAATCGTCCTCAAGCATACGGTCAAGACGCTCTATACCACAATTCGAGATGAATTGGCAGAGGAACAGCCAGAGGCTCTGATGGTGCTGGGATTGGAGTCGGTGCGCGATATTGCTCGTGTCTTGACTTCAACCAACCAAGTCCGGGAGGAGTTTCGCAAAAATTTCCCCTTCCCCTTGGTGTTGTGGGTGAATGACGAGATTGTGGAAAAACTGATTCGGATAGCACCGGATTTCGAGAATTGGGCTACCTCTGTTGAATTTGCGATCGCAACGGAAAATCTACTGGTTGACTTACAGCAGAGAGCTAATTATCTGTTTACCAAAATATTAGAACTGGGTGCCGAGCCGTTTTTGTCAAACGATACGATCTTTGGTGCTAACTATCGCCGAGAAACTCATGCAGCGTTGCAGGATTTGCGCGATCGCGGTGAGGATTTGACACCGGAATTGCAAGCCTGTGTAAATTTTGTGCTAGGGCGAGATGCCTATGCGAATGATGAGATTGATCAAGCTACAGCGCTCTATCAGAAAAGTTTGAATTTTTGGCAGCAAACCAGCAATTTAGAGCGGCAGGGCGTCTTATTGTTTCATCTGGGACTGTGTTTTTGCCGTCAAGCCGAGCGGTATGGAAGCGAAAACTGTTACTGCTGGGAGGAAGCTCGGCGCTATGTGCAGCAGTGTCTTGATAGGTTTGAACAGGCACAACGGCAAGATTTAGTTGCCAAGTTTATCAATCAACTGGGTGAGATACTGCGAAGTCAGAAGGCTTGGGAACAGTTTCACAATTTGGCGCAAAAAGCGTTAGCGCTGCACAAAACGTATCATCATCCAGTTCAGTTGGCGCAGGATTACGGATTTCTGGCGGAAGTTGCACTAGAGCAATCTCGCTGGACGGAGGCTCATCGAGCCGCACAGACAGCACTGGAGATTATTACTCAGGTTTCAACAGAGCAACGACGACACCAAAATTTGTATTTGTTACTGTTGGCGCGATCGCAACAGCAACTCGGTCAGTATACAGATGCGATCGCAAATCTGGAAACAGCGCGAAAAATCGGCACTCAAGATAACCCGCAGCTTTACCTTCGCATTCTGAAAATTTTACAGACACTCTACTGCGAACAAAAGAACTATCTAGAAGCGTTTCGGGTGAAGCAAGAACAGCGTTCGGTTGAGCAACAGTATGGGTTCCGGGCGTTTATTGGTGCAGGTCGAATTAAAGCTCAACGGCAGGCGCGATCGGCTGTGGCACAGGCTGAATTTCAGGCAATGGTCGCGCAGGAAATTGCAGCTTCCGGTCGGCAACAGGATGTGGAGCGCTTAATTGAACGCATTGGCAGTACTCAGCATAAACTGACGGTGCTGTATGGTCAATCAGGAGTGGGCAAGAGTTCGATGGTGGATGCGGGGTTAATTCCTGCGCTGAAAGAGAGAGCGATCGGGACTCGTGATGTTTTGCCTGTTCGACAAAGAGTTTACACGCATTGGATCGAGGAGTTAGGGAACTGTTTAGCTGCTGCATTGGGAGATGTTGCTGGTAGCAAAGAACCGATTCCTGAATGCGATTCTCTAGAAACAATTCTCGAACAGTTGCGGCAAAATGAGCATCGCAATCTGCTGACTGTGCTAATTTTTGACCAATTTGAAGAATTCTTCTTTGTTGGCAAACATCAAGCTGACCAGGAACGGTTTGCTGAGTTTTTTCAAAGTTGTATCAATATTCCGTTTGTCAAGGTCATTTTGTCTTTGCGAGAAGATTATTTGCACTTATTGTTGCGGTGCAGTCGCAAGGTCAAGCTGGATGTCATTAATAATAATATTTTGGATAAAGAGATTCTCTACTACGTCGGCAACTTTTCTCCTGAAGATGCGAAAGCCATTATTCTAAGCCTGACTCAACGTTCTCAGTTTTATCTAGAGCCTGAGTTAGTTGATGCGTTGGTTCAGGATTTAGCCAGTGAATTGGGAGAGGTACGTCCGATCGAGTTACAGGTTGTAGGGGCACAGCTACAAACAGAAAGTATCACCACCTTGAATCAGTATCGGGAACATGGCCCGAAAGAGGAATTGGTGCAGCGCTATCTACAAGAAGTGGTGGCAGACTGTGGAACTGAGCATCAACGAGCGGCTGAATTAGTTTTGTACTTACTGACAGATGAAAATAACACCCGTCCTCTCAAGACACGGGCTGAGTTGGAAGGAGATTTAAAGGCATTAGCGGCAGATTTTGCAGCGGAAGCAGATAATTTAAGTTTAGTCTTAAAGATTTTTGTAGAATCTGGGTTAGTTTTTCTGTTGCCTGAAATGCCTGCTGACCGTTATCAATTAGTTCATGATTATCTTGTTACTTTTATTCGTCATCAGCAGGAACCGAAGTTAAATGAATTAATTGAACAACTGGAAGAAGAAAGGGAAAAACGTCATGAGGAAGAACTAAAGCGTAAACAGACAGAGAATGAGTTAAAGCAACTTGAACAGGCTCAGCAGATATTAGCTGAAGCTAATCGGACAGCAAAGCAGAAGATTCGTATAGGCACTGCTGTACTAATCTCTTCTTTGGTTTTTGCTGTAGCAGCAACAGGGATAGCGGGTAGGCAAGAATTAGCGCGTCAGAGAGCAGTTGTATCAATTGAAAGTATAAAACTAGCAAGCCAAGGCGATAGCAATCGCATGATCAAACATTACGAAGAAGCAGTGGATGACTTTAACAAAGCAATCAAAATAGATCCAAAAAATCAATATGTTTTAGCTGGAAGAGGTGATACTTATCAAAGAATGAAGCGTTACACTGAAGCAGTAGCTGACTTGAACACTGCCCTAAATATTGATCCAAAATATGCTTTTGCGCTTGGTAGCCGAGGAGAAACTTATCGCTTAATGGGGGACTACGACAAAGCCTTAAGTGACTTCAACCAAGCCCTTAAGCTTGATCCTCAGTATATATTTGTGCTTGGTAGTCGAGGAGAAACTTACCAGTCAATAGGTAACTACGACAAAGCTTTAGTTGACTTCAACCAAGCCCTTAAGCTTGACTCAAAACTAGAATGGGTGTTCGCCGACCGGGGAGAAACCTATCGCTTGATGGGGGAGTACACTAAAGCCTTGATGGACTTCAATAGTGCCATTAATCTTAACCCTAACTATGCTTTGGCAATCGCGAATCGAGGTCAGATTTACAAGCAACAGAAGCGCTATAATGACGCACTAAATGACTTCAACCAGGCTATTGAACTTGACCCTCAACAGCACTGGATAATTCCTGAGCGCATCGAAACCTATCGCCTAATGGGGGGCTATGAAAAAGCATTGACCATCTTCAACCAAGCCATTAACCTTAACCCGAAAAATGTTGGTGCTCTCGCAAGCCGGGGAGCAACCTACCACTTTATGGAGCGGTATAAGGAAGCTTTAGGGGACTTCAACCGTACCATTCAACTTGACTCTAAGAATACCTTTGCACTTGGGAGTCGAGGTCAGATCTACTCCCAGATGGAACAATATGAGAAAGCTTTGGCAGACTTGAACAAAGCTATTGAGCTTGACCCTACTTCAGATTGGGCGATCATTAGTCGGGGTGAAACCTACCTGGAATTGTTGCGCTATGAAGAAGCTTTGGCCGACTTTACCCGTATCATGGAACTTAACCCCAAAAATGTTTCTGCTCTATGGGGTCGGGGAAATGCTTACCGTGAAATGGAGCGTTATGATAAAGCATTGAATGACTTTAACCAAGCTATCAAGCTAGGCTCTGATTCAAAGTTAGATAAGCTAACTATGTCTGACCTGATTGCTCAGCAAGGGTGGCTCTATCGCCAAATGGGTCGTTACGAAGAAGCCTTAGCTAACTTCAAGAATACTCTTGAGCTGAATCCCAAGCAGTATTTAGCTCTGGAAGGGCGAGGTGAAATTTACCGCTACATGAGACGGTACAACGAAGCTCTGGACAACTTCACTTTTGCCCTTGAACTTGACACTAAGAATGACTGGCCTATCTACAATCGGGCTTTAGTCTACCTAGCACTGGGACAAAAAGACCAAGGACAGGCTGACTTAAACAAGGCTATCCAAAGCGCCCAACAGCGGTACGAAAAAGATACTCAAAATTGGCGTAATCTTGGCAGTCAGTGGCGAAACGGTTTTAACGTAGCGATTTATTACCTAGCTGCTAGTAAAACTGAACAAGCAGAACACCAATATCGAGAACTGCTCTCCAAGAAGCCTTCAACTTACATCCTGCGTGAGGCCATACGCGATCTAGATGACTTTCTATTCCTCTTCCCTGACCATGCTCAAGCTAAATCCATGCGAGAGTTATTACAAACTGCCCTGAAGTGA
- the alaS gene encoding alanine--tRNA ligase gives MPESPNFKSGSEIRQTFLDFFATRGHKALPSASLVPEDPTVLLTIAGMLPFKPIFLGQRQSEFSRATTSQKCIRTNDIENVGRTARHHTFFEMLGNFSFGDYFKEQAIAWAWELSTQVFGLPPERIVISVFKEDDEAFAIWRDQIGIPPQRIQRMGEDDNFWVSGPTGPCGPCSELYYDFHPERGDDNIDLEDDSRFIEFYNLVFMQYNRDADGKLTPLKNKNIDTGMGLERMAQILQKVPNNYETDLIFPIIKTAADIAGIDYAKSDEKTKVSLKVIGDHVRSVVHMIADGITASNVGRGYVLRRLIRRVVRHGRLIGIQGEFTAQVAESAIALSESAYPNVRIREDAIKAELQREESQFLRTLERGEKLLAEILSSLPRTQGGTKGGQISGKDAFTLYDTYGFPLELTQEIAEEQGLSVDIAGFEKEMEAQRERARDAHETIDLTVQGSLDKLAEHIQVTEFLGYKQPQSTAKVEALLVDGKSVESAEAGNKVQVILDRTPFYAESGGQIGDRGYLSGDTVLVRVEDVKKESDFFVHFGSIERGTLEVGATLTAQIDRSCRRRAQANHTATHLLQAALKQIVDPGISQAGSLVDFDRLRFDFNSPRALTAQEVQQIEEQVNTWIAEAHTAAVEVLPIEEAKRRGAIAMFGEKYGDEVRVIDFPGVSMELCGGTHVSNTAEIGVFKIVSETGISSGIRRIEAVAGPAVLDYLNVRDKVVRELSDRFKVKPEEVPDRIAGLQNELKATQKQLDASKQELALAKSDQLLAKAESVGEFKILVAQLADVDADGLKTAAERLQQKLGESAVVLGSVPEADKVSLVAAFSKGVNAKGLQAGKFIGAIAKLCGGGGGGRPNFAQAGGRDASKLAEALESAQQQLHSALTE, from the coding sequence ATGCCTGAATCCCCTAACTTCAAAAGCGGTAGCGAAATCCGGCAAACCTTCCTCGACTTCTTTGCGACTCGTGGACACAAGGCGCTGCCGAGTGCCTCTCTAGTACCGGAAGATCCCACCGTGTTGCTCACTATCGCGGGGATGTTACCCTTTAAACCTATATTTCTAGGACAGCGTCAGTCGGAATTTTCCCGCGCTACTACTTCCCAAAAGTGTATTCGCACCAACGATATTGAGAACGTCGGACGCACGGCACGGCATCACACCTTCTTTGAAATGCTGGGTAACTTCAGTTTTGGGGATTATTTTAAAGAACAAGCGATCGCATGGGCATGGGAACTGTCCACGCAAGTCTTTGGTTTGCCCCCAGAACGCATCGTCATTAGTGTATTCAAAGAAGATGACGAAGCTTTTGCCATCTGGCGCGACCAAATCGGTATCCCTCCCCAACGCATTCAGCGCATGGGAGAGGATGATAACTTCTGGGTGTCTGGCCCAACTGGCCCTTGTGGCCCCTGTTCGGAACTTTATTACGACTTTCATCCCGAACGAGGCGACGACAATATTGATTTAGAAGATGATAGTCGGTTCATCGAGTTTTATAACTTGGTGTTCATGCAATACAACCGGGATGCGGATGGCAAGCTGACACCCCTCAAAAACAAAAATATTGACACCGGGATGGGACTGGAGAGGATGGCGCAAATCCTCCAGAAGGTGCCGAATAACTACGAAACGGACTTAATTTTCCCGATTATCAAAACCGCCGCCGATATTGCCGGGATTGACTACGCCAAGAGTGATGAGAAAACTAAAGTCTCTCTTAAGGTGATTGGCGACCATGTTCGGTCTGTGGTGCACATGATTGCCGATGGGATTACGGCTTCAAATGTCGGTCGGGGTTATGTGCTGCGCCGCTTAATTCGTCGAGTTGTGCGTCACGGGCGGTTGATTGGGATTCAAGGTGAGTTTACCGCTCAAGTGGCAGAAAGTGCGATCGCACTTTCCGAATCTGCTTATCCTAATGTTCGGATACGGGAAGACGCCATCAAGGCCGAACTGCAACGAGAAGAATCCCAATTCCTGAGAACCTTGGAACGGGGCGAAAAGCTGCTGGCAGAGATTCTATCCTCTCTCCCCCGAACCCAAGGGGGGACAAAGGGGGGTCAGATTTCTGGCAAAGATGCTTTTACTCTCTACGACACCTATGGCTTCCCCTTGGAATTAACTCAAGAAATCGCCGAAGAACAAGGTTTGTCGGTGGATATTGCAGGCTTTGAGAAGGAGATGGAGGCACAGCGAGAACGTGCCCGTGATGCCCATGAAACCATTGACCTCACGGTACAGGGTAGCTTGGATAAGCTGGCTGAACACATCCAAGTCACCGAGTTCTTAGGCTACAAGCAACCACAGTCAACAGCCAAGGTAGAGGCGCTGTTAGTCGATGGCAAGTCGGTGGAATCGGCTGAAGCCGGTAACAAGGTGCAGGTGATTCTTGATCGCACACCATTCTATGCAGAATCCGGGGGACAAATTGGCGATCGCGGCTACTTGTCCGGCGATACTGTCCTAGTACGGGTTGAAGACGTTAAGAAAGAATCCGATTTCTTTGTCCACTTCGGTTCCATCGAACGCGGCACCTTGGAAGTAGGCGCAACCTTAACCGCTCAAATTGACCGTTCTTGTCGCCGTCGCGCCCAAGCGAACCATACAGCAACTCACTTGCTGCAAGCGGCGCTGAAACAGATTGTTGACCCCGGCATCTCTCAGGCGGGTTCTTTGGTAGACTTTGACCGATTGCGTTTTGACTTTAACAGCCCTCGCGCTCTGACCGCACAAGAGGTACAGCAAATTGAGGAACAAGTCAATACCTGGATTGCAGAAGCTCATACGGCGGCAGTAGAAGTGCTGCCTATTGAGGAGGCAAAGCGTCGAGGTGCGATCGCCATGTTTGGGGAGAAGTACGGGGATGAGGTGCGAGTGATTGATTTCCCTGGTGTCTCAATGGAACTGTGCGGCGGAACCCATGTGAGCAACACGGCGGAGATTGGGGTATTTAAGATTGTCTCGGAAACGGGTATTTCCTCTGGTATACGCAGGATTGAAGCGGTTGCAGGGCCGGCTGTACTGGATTACCTGAACGTGCGGGATAAAGTAGTGCGAGAATTGAGCGATCGCTTTAAAGTTAAACCCGAAGAAGTCCCTGATCGGATCGCTGGTTTACAGAACGAACTTAAGGCAACCCAAAAGCAACTCGATGCCTCTAAACAAGAACTAGCTTTAGCCAAATCCGACCAATTGCTCGCCAAAGCCGAGTCAGTGGGTGAGTTCAAAATTCTCGTTGCCCAACTCGCAGATGTGGACGCCGATGGCTTGAAAACGGCGGCTGAGCGTTTGCAGCAAAAACTGGGAGAAAGTGCTGTCGTGTTGGGTTCAGTGCCCGAAGCGGACAAAGTCAGTTTAGTGGCGGCGTTTAGCAAGGGAGTTAACGCCAAGGGATTGCAAGCGGGTAAATTCATTGGTGCAATTGCCAAACTCTGCGGCGGTGGCGGTGGTGGACGCCCCAACTTCGCGCAAGCGGGTGGACGCGACGCCAGTAAGTTGGCAGAAGCTTTGGAAAGTGCACAGCAGCAGTTGCATTCAGCGTTAACCGAATAG